The window TATCACTCTGTCCAGCGGTACACTCTGTCCTACAGTACACTCTGTCCGACAGTACACCCTGTCCTACAGTACACCCTATCCGACAGTACACTCTGTCCTACAGTACACTCTGTCCTACAGTACACTCTGTGTTACAGTAGTCTATCCTACAGTACACTCTGTCCGACAGTATACTCTGTCCTACAGTACACTCTGTCCTACAGTACACTCTGTCCGACAGCACACCCTGTCCTACATAACACTCTGTCCTACAGTATACTCTGTCCTACAGTACACTCTGTCCTACAGTACACTCTGTCCTACAGTACACTCTGTTCTACCGTATCTTCTGTCCTACAGTACACTCTGTCCTACAGTACATGTACACTGTTTTCTAGGAGCGTTCCTCATTCCTTACTGCTTGATGATGGTCTTTGCTGGCATGCCTCTATTTTTCATGGAGTTGTCATTCGGTCAGTTTGCAGCTACTGGGGTCATCAACATTTGGTCCATCAACCCTCTCTTCAAAGGTAAGTACCCGGATACACTTGTATTCACTGCGTAACCAGTGACATACCCCTTCACTTTCCTTTGCTCCTTTCCCTAACTAAGGGATGCCAATAAGATTTTACAGCcaatattttaaatttgcagCCAATCGCTTACAACAAGActaatcaataatcaattatttataaaatttctactgatattaaCAACCTCTCTTGAGTAGGCAACTGTTTAGTGAAAGTAAGGAATTGTAGCACAGCCTTTCCGCTTGTATCAGACAACTATTTGCAATagtttagctatttatttttctttcaaaatgGTTTACGGTTGTTGAGTTCACCAAAAAACCTTTACATTGTCCAGTCATTGTTTGAATTTCAATATCATCCATTACGTATTTCTGTATGCATATGTAATGGGACGTAGACATACAGTCCTGTCTTCCCAGGAAACTAGTCAGCGGGctataaaaaacaattgtataTTATGGCAGCTGTTAACCTGCTCCTGACATCAAagctctttgaaaagaatataaaCTCAAGTGTCACCATATTCCATCTCTACATTTCTATTTCAGTTTTTGCGGCTACTGATTTGTCCATAAGCAGTAGATTGAATTACTTCACTCATTTGGGCTGCAGGCTGTTTTATCATTGCCGCTGCCTTTGAagtaaaagtttataaaaaagtataaGACTTCGATAGCCCTTGATCATAGATGATCGTTCCTTAAGTTGTCTCTCATGCTAAATACGCTCCCAATGCATAGAAATCTCAGGCTACATTGAAAACTTGTAGAACAGGCATCTAAAATTTCTCTGTTTACAAGCTGTTTACAAACATTGAATGTTAAGAGGTCATTATAGCTTGTGATCCTACTCGTAATGCTTTTAGGAATTGGCTATGCCATGTTCACCGTCTCATTCATGGTTGGAATTTACTATACCATGGTAATCGCGTGGGCGTTCTACTTCACCTTTGCCTCATTCGCCAAAGATGTGCCTTGGAAAACTTGTGACAACGAGTGGAACACAATCGGTAGGTGAATGACCCTGAGCCGCAGACACAGCTGAAGTAGAGAGCTATGGCATACATCCTGTCTATGCTTACCCAGTTAAATCATACAGCGTGTAATGATGCCGAAACCATGGCCAAAAAAGGCAGCGAAGGCCAAACAAGAGCACTAATACATAGCATTCAGTGTTAAATTTGCAGAAACATCCTTAGGtaaccggtactgtaattagaTTGCCAGACTAATGAGCTAGTTAGCCTGTGAGTGTTAGAGCGCGTAGGCGGGTGGGGGTTATGCATAAAGCTGTCGCTTATTCTATATTTAGCCTCAAGAATTTACTTGACTGCGAATAGGGGCGGGCTGGTAGGTCTGTTTGGAACCCAGTGAAATTATGTATCAAGCCAAATTCATCAAGGATATTTCACATTATGCAAACTCATTCACTCTGCGACTGCTTGTCTTCGATACAGCAAAAAGGCAccttaaaatacatgtagttgacaTTGATAATAAATGCATTATGATCCAGTTATATAGCATACGCGTATTTGTTAATAGCACCTTTGTACATAGTTGTATAAGAATAACAAAAGAGTAACAGGGATATCATTCTTGTGCTCAGCGCTGATTGAGTTTGCACTGGCTCAACACTTGTGCGTTACGATACGCAAGACCTTTGCCAAGTTTCTTTTGTAACGTAGCTTAGTGTAGGAGCAGCATTATGCATATTGGAAAACATCTTATACTCTTTGACTGTTAGCGGTGAATGGAATTTTGGGTGAAAACAGCATAAATCAGACCTACATAACGAAAGCTGTTTAACTAGATACAAGGAGAAGCATGAATGAAATATTTGCCTTTGATTTTCTGAATTTGAATCCCCTAGACATCTGTAAACACGCTGTATTCTATGGCAGTTCTAGGTTTGACTATTTTATTTCTTGTGTTTTCATGAGAGGCTTGGCCTTCGGTCTAGGTGCTCACTAATGTGATCCGGTAGTGAAATGTTTACATATTTACACTCCATTGGTTAATAGCATGCAGTCAGCCCGAGCAGTTTCGCAACTGTTCATCATACAATGGCACGTGGTTCAACTCAACCTGCTGGACTGCGCTCAAGGATGGCGAAGATGTCTACCAGGAATATACTCTCAAAGCCAATGCTACAGGGAGACGTTCTGCCAGCTATGAATATTTCCAGTAAGTTCGCTACAGTACAAGTTGAGGAACCTTTTTACAAGAGCTCTCATTGGTCGATTTAACAAAGTCAACTTAATTATGCCTCACGAAAGAGTTTTGCGATGTTAGCCTtttccatgatattgtaaatgaATACAAACAAGGAAAGTGCGCACCAAGTCTCTAGTTAATTGTGTTTCATGGGTGCAGCTGGCAGCTATCCAAATCTAATTCAATTCAGTAAGTCACGGAAAAGTGTTTTCCGCTAGCAAGCTTGATCAGTAGTGATGGCTTGGAAGTAGTGCAATGGATATTACTAATATCATAGTAgtgtactatttatatatatagttggaCCACACCTAGTATCATAGTGAAAACAGTGACTTGAAGTATAAGAGCTCACCATGATCAGTATGGTAGCAAGAGATGGTGGGCATGTCAAAGATTTGGTTATGTGATGGTGTACCGACGACTGCAACAAAGTTTATAACCAAGTGCAGTTTACAGTGTGGCTGAAGAATAATCAACACGCCAGTTTTAGTGTTAAGGGATCATTGCAGAGTTCCACATCTTTTAACATTTAAATAGCTTCAGCtttcattcatttttttctttccaATGGATAAGAGTATGCCAAGTAGCGCGCGTGATTTGCTTCTGAACAGAGACTTGTGATGTTACGTATAAACACACTTCTATGACGCATATCAGTCTTACAGCATTTGGACAGGCTGACTGGTCTTCATGTAACCCTAAATAAACTCCTGATGTAACATTGTCTTGTGTAtagttaagcctggttcccatatacgccgcaagcCCCGGCGACGGCACCGCAGGGTTATCAGCAGTGAAATGTGAAACTAAGCGCcgagtaccgccggtagttgccggcggtcaacgcaagagttcagcgctgttcaacttcCGCGAAGAGCCGCAGGCGAAGCCTACTCAAAATGTACTGTACACgtgaaggtcagcactttcgGGACAGCAGCGTTATGGGAACATTAGCTGCCAAGCCTAACCTCGCAAGTGTTGtgctgcgcaagattaccgcCGGGGTCTCGCATTCGATGTGGGAATCAGGCTTTAGCGTGCTATCTTGACTAGCAGAGTTAGTGAACACTGCTAGTCAGAACTatatatcacactatatcagCGTAGCAGGCCTTATCAATAATAAACATTCTCATGAAATCTGAGCAAATGAATTTTAACATTGTCATAGGCAGCTATATAAAGCATAAAATAGTATGAATGATAAAAGTTGGTTAACTGAATGGAAGAATATAAGGTTTAACAAAGACCTCCACAAAGTTGTCACGATACGTACATTACAAGAAATGATATCTTAGATCTATTAGATCTATGAAACAATAAACGTTAACGACAGACTAGTTGCACCATACCAGGTGACTCTAGCCATAGTCTACCAGGATGTTGGCTTTTAAAATtaaacagaaatacatccaGTCTGCTTTTAAGATTTGTAATATTCCTTGTATTCCTTGAGAATAGGTGGGTGTGCAACAGCTCCGCATATTGTATGGATGCCTGACTGTAGTTAACGGTCAGGCAAGGCGAAGGAGTGTTAAACTGCTAGCTCAAATGAGATGACTTTTTTTCATTGCTGTTCTAAAGTCGGCAGTTCTAGTGAACCAGCTGCGAAAGCTGACATTTACCTTAACTTTTGCCCTTCTTCTAATCCTCTGTAATGCCCTATTGCACCCTTTACACCGCATTATTCTTATACCGAATGTAGCAAATAGGTCGATATGTCCTGGACTTCACTTAGTCATTATCACAGCCCTTGACACTTTGCACAACATAAACAGATGTTgacaatattaaaaatattttatgggaCTGGCAAAATGGGGAACATGTTGACTAATTCTTCTCTCATTTGTGACTTTAATCCCGCTTATCGGTTGTTTGTATGATTCTCAGTGTCCAAAGGTTCATTTAACAGCAGGAAGTTATTTGTAGTCGCTAAAACATTCAGCGTGATAGTCACTTAATTATTACTGAATATTCACAGGAAGTGAGAGCAACTCAGTTCTGACACATACAAACTTGTTTCGGTTATGCTTTTCCTGCTGGGGACTCtccatttattttatgtttttgtctgAAATATAATGACCATATTTGTTTAGGCATTTTCAGGTCACTATAAATCTTGCTCGTTCTTGTTTAATGCAGCCGTCGTGTTTTACAGCAATCGTGTCCTGGCTATCTCGGACAACATAGATGAGATGGGGTACCCTCAGTGGGAGCACGTCTTATGCCTCCTCCTCTCCTGGTCTATTGTTTTTCTCTGCCTCATCAAGGGAATCAAATCATCCGGAAAGGTAGCCACTACTTGTGCTTCTGGTCTGTCTTGCCATAGAGTTGGTACTGTTAATATTTATGGAGTTATGCTTCTTGTCAATTTATTATAGTTTTACACTTATTAATAGTATGTTTCTCTGCTGCTAGCAGTGATTATAGAATAAGGATACACAGTAAACTAAGATGCTGTGAGTTCCTCGGCTCACAAACCTATGTGAACATTTAATTTCAGAAAACATAATTTAAATGTAGCAAGCTAAAAGAATTTTCTCTAGTAGATAAGTAGTAATCGTGCAGGTATAATGGACGCCATTTGAGAAGAATGATTTCTTACAAGCACtgtaatactaatactaatactaattcTGTAATACTAACTTCTTTTTTGCCTTACAGAGTCAAAAGAAAACTGTTTACGACATCAAATTATCAAAGCTCaatgttttatgtttaattTACATTGATGTACTCATCAAGCTAGCTTCTGTTTATATGATTATGCTGGGAGCAAAACCAGCATAATCATATGACCAGCAAGCCCAGTGTAGAAAGTATACAAGAGAGAACAACTTCATCAGCTTTATTAACTCCataaaaatgaatatatatggATTTATCTAACACACAGAGCTAGGAGTGGTTACTCGACTTTTGACTGTTTGCATTTTACAGTTGAGTGATTGACTATTGCCTTTAGTTATGTATTAACTTCCGTTTATTATGTGTACCTTATGCCCGAGGCATAATGCATACTTGATTAACACATAAGTATCTGAAATGCAGGCCATTGAAATCACCCCGATTgaactttacaaaaaatattttcgcaTTTGTTTAGACTCATCGGGCTATTAAAAGAATACTTTAAATAACCTACTTCTCTGATTATTTTTACGGTTAGTTAATAGATTGATTATTATTTGCTAATGTTGTTAAACCAACCATTTTTGAACTAAGCAGCTCTATGTAACCTGTATAGGTGCGCTGGTTAAAGGGGTGTATGTGCAAGAACTTCCCAAGTGCTTCACTCAATTGCTTTTAGTGTTGTTTCGCTATACTAAATTTTTGAGCTAACTTACTCATCATCATCACCAAGACGCTAGCCGATGGGAGACAGCTATCAAATGAAGGCGCTGGCGCTTTCAGCTTTTTGGCAAGATTTCTGTCACCTAGCATACTTTGTTGTACAATCGGTCATTACCTCCAGCCACCAAACCGTTTTCAGTCATTCTATATCTTGTGATTTTCCAGCAACATGTTACTATTTGGTTATATAGACTCAGATGTACAGTCAGTACATTAATAGAGTTAACCATATAAACCCAGGTGTACAATTAGTACATTAATAGAGTTAACCATATAAACCCTGGTGTACAATTAGTACATTACTAGAGTTAATCATATAGACTTTGTTGTACAGTCAGTACATTAATAGAGTTAACAACGTAAACTCAGGTGTACAATCAGTACATTTATAGAATTAACCATACGGACTCAGGCACACAATCAGTGCAATAATAGAGATACCGATATAAACTCGGATGCACAATTAGCGCTAGCTGTTTATACTTCATACTACAATTCTCTTGCAGGCTGTCTACTTCACGGCCTTGTTCCCTTACGTGGTGCTCATAATTCTCCTGGGCAAAGCTGCCACGCTTGATGGAGCGATCAATGGCATCAAGTTTTATGTAACTCCCAAATGGGAGCGGCTCGGCACCGCTGCCGTAAGTTGTACTCTTGCTCTCAATGCTCTGAGCAGCTTGCTAATGGATGTCTTCACTCCTTTAATAGTCCTAATTTCGGATCAGTCAGCGATACACTGGCGCCTGCTGAACTTTGCCTAGAGGTTATTGGAGccatgataaaataaaatgtgGGTCATTTTTAAGACCTCCCTACTTGTATAGTAAAAGTTTAGATCGGTGGTAAAAAATTTAACAAGTGTTGGCAATAAATGTCTACATTTACAACTCAAAGCCATCAAACATGCTCTGTTTTTATTGAAATCTCTTATGTACATGCACGGTGAACTTACTTGCTTTCATAGGTCATGTTATAGGTCATTTTATAGGTCATTTTATAGGCCGTTTTTAAGTTTTCTTGTTCCTAGAGAATGAGCTGGCTTCAAAACGCTGACAGAGAGTATTTGACCAGCCAGCTTCCTTTCAAACATACCCATTCACAAATAAATGTATTCACGTTGAGTCTCCTATGTAACTGTAGCATATATTCTTACACAGGTTTGGGGAGATGCTGCTGTACAAATATTCTTCTCTCTCTCACCTTGTTGGGGAGGACTCATCACTCTGGCCTCATACAATAAATTCGATAACAATGCTCTGCGGTAAGTTGTTCCTCCTTAGGGTTTGACAACCGCAAGCATTATCCGCTACGCCCCTTCTTCTCCAATGGAACTGCACCACACTTGCTCTTAAGTATGTTTAGAAGTGTCAGGGCGTAATACTCGCAATAGCAGTTGATGACCTCATCTTGGGATAATTTAAGCTGTGGAAGTCGTGAGTTCATGCCGCGTCTGGAGTCTACTTTTCTAATCGTAAATTGTAATGGGCATGCTCCACTTTTCAACTACAACTGTAATGTTGGGTGACATTTTTACAGCTCTGAAACAAAGTTTACAAAGTGACATAATTTTTAGCAACTAGATTAATAAGGATAGAAAAAGGAGTTGTCACCCCATGTAGCACCCTAATCCACACCTCCTGCTTGCCAACTTCGTTTGCTAAGTCACTACAACTTACATGGTCATCTTTTGGAGGTGACTGGAAAGAtgtcattgtccttgaccttttgACCTGCTGACCCGTTAGCGCACTCTTCAAACAAATTGTTTGCTATTAACGCTGCTGGTGAAAGTTGTTTTGATAATAAGACTTTTCTGTTGGCAGTATAGACTTCCAGGTTGTTTCAAATTTTACTGCTGTATTCAAATGCTTCACATGAAATCTTTGTACTATATTTTCTCTCTTagagttttaaataaattaataagtaTTTTAATTCTTACAATTTGCCTTTTCACTTGCAGCTCTTGTCAGTTTTGTTTTGTGACAGATTGTTCACATTCTTGATAGCTTGGTGATTGGTCACttgtttaaaaaatcaaaactttaataaaataaggCAATGGAGTGGAAAATCGCAAATAACTTGCAAAAACAACTAAAGTTTACACCAAAATTGTTGTTGGTTTCTCCAAGGACTATTTAAAACGTTGTAACTCCAAGTTGATTTGTTTGAGCCAGCCCGTGAAGACTAATGGGGAAAGACAACTCTGTATTATTTTAAATGGTGTCTGAAAACATCTTTGAGATCTAGTAGCAGTATTTCATCAGAGTTGAATATTAGCTATACTagtaaatgaaataaaactaaagtataataacaatataatttgTTGCAAGTGCCATACTAGTCAGCTTGTACTAAGCGTCAGACAAGATTGAATATTTTGTAAATAAGCTCCATCCTCCACGCAATTGACAAAAACACTTTACTATGCAAATCTTTAAATGGGAACGTTTTGTGAGTTTACATCAAAGTTTATTTATGCAGAGACTCTGTGGTGGTAACGCTGTCTAACTGCGGCACCTCCTTCTTCGCTGGCTTCGTAATCTTTGCTATTATTGGTTTCATGGCTGAGCAGCTAAACATGGACATAGAAGACGCAGCGGTTGGAGGTAAGACCAATATTAATTCTCatattttctgtattttctGTCAGATTTCAGCTTTGAAAAGTCTTTAAAAGCTGCCATGAGGTAAAAATTAACAGTAGGACAAAGCAAGGGATACATAGGTTTATAGTGAGGTAATGTTGGAAGAGCTGCTACAGTTGTATCTAATCATATCATGATTGTTGCAGGTGCTGGCCTGGCTTTCGTTGCGTATCCTGAAGTTGTCGCCCAACTTCCAATTTCTCCTCTTTGGTCTATTCTCTTTTTTCTCATGCTCATCACACTCGGCTTAGGAACTCAGGTAATTTTAAAGTACTCACGCTACACGTAAAGAAAAGTCTGAATGTGAATATGATTTATATAGACTTCGTCAAAGACCTGTTTAGATTAAGTGGCTTTTGCACGAATAACTTCACACCTCTTTTACCAATCACAGACCGCTCCTAGCAATTCTCTCCACAAATATTGGccaccatatataaatacatatgcaTGTCTAAATGTAGATATAGACTGTACAGTCGTTTGTTtgtctcttattatagcaacaaTCACCATCATACTAGATTTGAACTTTTGACTTTCAAATCCCTAGTCTACTAACAAacgcacctaaccacaaggctaagccgttcTTACCATTCCCATCACTATTACCATaaactgtatatccttttcacgATTGTACAAGCTAAATgtgaactttttattattaattaagaTTACCTTGtgcatttgttgtttttttgaaatatttttctaaccaaatttttttaccattacccattttttcaatttgtaattttcaaatgtgctgtttctATTTCAAAAGTGCCATTAAACTCATATTTCTGGTTTTGGTAAATCTGTAAAAACTAAATGCTTTTTACGAACAAACCAACTGTATTATCTGGAATAAAAATTGTCCCTAAATTTTCTCTGCATTCAATCAAACAAAAaaagtctgatatctcatttttacgtttgcaCCAGAATTGAGAGGTACCTGTattgtccatcaaaactttgaatacaacgagcttctgctgcaacagtaacctttttgatacacacacacttccatttactcattgtttattttttctcttaatttgtttgaacttttattcaaaaacacttttctaatgttatgaagtttgaaagttttaatgGTAGacgttgtatatgttaaataaaaaatgttttctgcacaaatacctttttattacccgagcaacgccgggcattcattaGCATCATTAGCAGATATAAACAATAAGTATATttgggatttgtctcccttgcctGCTCTGAGAGGCACTGGTGAGGCTTCGATAGCCAAAACAGtgctgtctgtagcatgagtatatataaatatatatatacaaataaaatatatatagaaatatatataaatgaagtatatataaaatatactataATTTAAACATACAGAGGGAAAATTTGGACAATTTCTAACCAACCTAATCtatctttaaaaatatatataaaaaaatacatatatatatttaatgtgtATCTCACTTTGTTCTAGATGACGACAGTCAACACTGTGCATACAACTATCCTAGATTTGTTCTCTGACAAGTTCAGGAAAGGCCACAGACCAAAGATAGTTCTTGCCTGCGTCTGTTTTATAAGCTTCCTACTCGGATTAACTATGACTTGCAACGTGAGTAGATACGGCGTTCTCCTCACTGACTCAACACTTTCACAACTATTGAACTGGATTTAAAAATTATCTTGCGAAACtgttggtagattttatcagaaagtatcgatatttttctatcatttacgattgtttttgattttgagatgatctgactgccagaatgttttaagattaaaattgacaaaatttgatcacggttaaaatactcagaagaaaaaggcATGCTCAGGCTTCCACAAAAATGAAGTCAGTAGTCGTGCCAACTGTTCATAAGTAATAAACATACGGTCTCATCGGTAGAGggtatttatatgtttacacaacataCAGAGGAAAAAGTCGGACAATTTCTAATCAACCTAACATatctttaaattatttgaaacatcAATAGAATGTATCTGATGCTATATTTgtgaagttttattttaacaattcagagcaaatacaaaataagatatatgtcaatagagacgCGTGACTGAATGCTATAGCCGATGTCATAACGAGAAGAACAAACAGGAAACGCGACTACTGACATAATTTTAGAGAAGTTTGGGCTTCTTCTTCTTCTGAGGGTTTTAACTGTAataaagttttgttaatttaatcatgaaacatcctggcagccagatcacctcaaacatcaaaaacaatcgaaaataataaaaacataaaaacatatcAATCCTTTCTGaaaaaataaactaaagttttgtgcaagttcatctttgaagATAAGCTTCACCTGTATTAGGATTTCCATTTTAATCATTCATGCGGACAAGAGCGGGTGGTACACTACCATACCCTCTACTTTTTGGTAGAGTAGAATGTGAAACCAGCCTATTTCTAATAGTTATCTCCCTCCTGAGGGTTGAATCTGTAGTCTTGATAATGCTCTCAATAAATCTGTAACTGTTTCCTTAGACTTAACGATGATGTATAAATAATCTGGTGCCTTCGCTCTCTATGCCAGTTTGTAAGCTGATCTCTAGTAGTTTGGAATTTTAATCGGATAGCTAAGATAAGCTGTAGTGAGTTCTGCTGGGCGCAGAAGGCAGCATCGTGATCTACCCAGGGTCAGCCTGCTTCTCTCACCTAAATAAACTTTCACATGCTTCTAAACAACCCATCATTTAATTATCTTGAATAATGTCCGCCTAAACCCATCAGATGCCATCAGTTCTCTCTGTGGATGATGTAAATTACGTATTTTGACAACTGTTTAAATTTTCATGGCCTGCATAACTTCCCATGGGGACCAAAAGAGTTTTTTGTCATTGACACCAGTGTTGCAAAAGTTAATTTGTTCATTATGACTTGTTTGATCTTGGAATTCCTTGCTGGCCATAACCTCGGTTTTACAGCGTTGGCAGCGTTAAACTCTGTTTACTGACCTCCTGTCGCAATGGGACCACTCGTTACCGTATTTCAATAGCAAAGAGTTTTGCAAATAGCTGTCAGTATGCAATGCTGACCTACATTCCATTTGTATTGACAGTTTTTTAAGAATCCGGGtcagttttgtgccaatttaTTTTGGGAATGGAAAATGCCTTTGGATACTTGCAGCTAATAATAGAAACTCTCTGAAAGGACTCTAATGGCTTATTTATTGCTTGAAATTTCAGCTCTCTCACCCAGTCAGCCTTTTCTGTCTCATAGACCTTATCCTCAGCAACATATTTATAGTGATATATAATCATGTAGGCTAccgtatatacacgtatatatattatatttacatatatatactatatatacgtATAAAATAGCTGAAAGATACAGTAAGTGCAACTATTTTCAATAActactatatacagtcaaactcggataactcgaacacttggttaactcgaacggatttgtttggtcagttcccacgcaataataaattgctt of the Watersipora subatra chromosome 4, tzWatSuba1.1, whole genome shotgun sequence genome contains:
- the LOC137394869 gene encoding sodium- and chloride-dependent glycine transporter 1-like, coding for MTDANETLYPPIPAQEGKDLEMVNSDDVEEGSVEAQERGNWTGKCDFFMSCLSYAVGLGNLWRFPYLCYKNGGGAFLIPYCLMMVFAGMPLFFMELSFGQFAATGVINIWSINPLFKGIGYAMFTVSFMVGIYYTMVIAWAFYFTFASFAKDVPWKTCDNEWNTIACSQPEQFRNCSSYNGTWFNSTCWTALKDGEDVYQEYTLKANATGRRSASYEYFHNRVLAISDNIDEMGYPQWEHVLCLLLSWSIVFLCLIKGIKSSGKAVYFTALFPYVVLIILLGKAATLDGAINGIKFYVTPKWERLGTAAVWGDAAVQIFFSLSPCWGGLITLASYNKFDNNALRDSVVVTLSNCGTSFFAGFVIFAIIGFMAEQLNMDIEDAAVGGAGLAFVAYPEVVAQLPISPLWSILFFLMLITLGLGTQMTTVNTVHTTILDLFSDKFRKGHRPKIVLACVCFISFLLGLTMTCNGGMYMLQLMDTYAATYSVLVIGLCECVAIAWIYGWQRFGDDIKLMLGRSPALWWRVMWQGVTPLLMFFILIFTFVDFEPTKYDGKVLKTWADVLGWCLSLFCMSPILVVAVYTFVITKRANPEASIRQCLKIATTPTPEWGPSNSKAAQGYPYTVPMVIMNSQQPPGQPAEVGLLNSSH